The sequence CCCTGCCGATCGGAGTGCGCTGACCGACTGCCAGAAACTTGTGATGTCGGAATTGCCGGGACGTAAAGCTGTTGTGATCTACGGCTTTGATTACCCGGACTACCCAATGGATCCTGCTATCGAGGCATTTGAAGCCCTCGCTAGCAGGCATGTTCGGGTGCTTGGCCGTGCTGTGGCTCAGTACCACGATCTGGTTCACCCAGTTCATCGCGCAGGGCGCGTATTTGGTTGGGAGATAGGTCTCCTTGCTGCTTGAGCAAGCTTTGGCATGCCTGGGAGGGCTTGCTAGTGTTTCTTGTCGTTGGGGGGATGTGGGTCATTCCCGTAGCTGTCGGAGTCACTGATTCGCCCCTGCTTGTCGTGAATTACCACCTCACCTCCCTCCTCACACGCCTTTTCTTTAGCCCATTGCTCGGCTTCGGCCTTGGTCCGGGTCACTGTAGAGGCCCGCTTGCTTCCCTCACGTTTAACTGCCCAGTCGCCCTGGTGTGGCACTACGTGGAGCCGCTTGCTTTTTCCCATACCTCCAAGATAGAGAGAATCGAGAGATTCTTTCTACTGTGAGTCACTCGATTTTTCCCGTTGTCCTGCAGCCCACTCCGACCATAACCCCTCGAGGAACCTCCCCCTTCCCCCCACAACCTCCCAGGCCCGCTCCGGGTCCAGCGACACCAGCCCGCCCCTCAGCCGCACCGCCTCCGCATCGGCCAGCAGGTCCCGCGCCCGGCTCGCGGTGTGCTTGAGGCGCTGGTACAGCACCTTGGGGCTCTCACCCTCCCACAGGGCCGAGGCCGCCACCTCCCAGGAGGCGGGGCCCTCGAGGGCCAGGTACACCATCAGGTCGAAGGCCCGACCCGAGCCCTCCAGCGGCACCTCGCGTTCGCCTACCCACAAGCGCCGCACTCCGTAGGGGCATAGCCGCACTCCGGGCTTGGCGGTGGCGGGCTGTACGCGCGGAAACTCCATCCCCCGCCGCGCCGCCAGGTCGAAGAGCTCGGGGAAGGTCAGCGCCTCCTCCATGAGCGGGTAGGGCCCCACCGCCAGCGCTTGCCGCAGCAGCTCCAGCGCGCCGCCGTGCTGCCCGCGCCGCCGGGCAAGCTCGGCCAGCGCCACCAGGGCGCGGCCGCGAGCGGGCGCGTGGGCCCCCAGGTGCGGCAGGGCCTCGCCTACCGCCCGCTCGGCCTCCCCGGCTCGGTCCAGCAGGAGCAGGGCCGGGGCCAGCTCGGCCAGGGCCGCAGCCCGCCGCACCCCCTTCCCGGCGCGGGAGGCCGCCTCCTTCAGCAGCGGCAGGGCCTCCGCGGGCCGGCCGCCGAGCCGGAGCGCCGTCCCCTTGGCCCGGAGGGCCACCAGTCGGTCATCGGCGTCCAGGTGCTTGCCGAGGGCCTGCTCCGCCCGGAAGAGCGCCTCGGCCAGCTCGCCCCGCGCCCGGTGCAGGCAGGAGAGCAGCACCAAAGCCCGCCCCGCGAAGTTGGTGATGGCCGCCCGGCGCACGGTGGCCCAGGCGCCCTCGGCCCGCTCGAGGCCTTCGGCCAACCCGCCTTGGTGCAGTGCGCTCACCCCCAGCCCGTGCAGGGCCCAGGCCGCCCCCTCGGTGTCGCCCTCCGCACGGAAGTGGTCGAGGGCCCGCTCGAGGGCGTGGGCCGCCCCTGCCCAGTCCCCCCGGCGGAAGAGCAGCGCCCCCAGGTCCTGCCAAGCCCAGCCGGCCCCTTGCTGCTTCACCTCCGCGGCATGGCGCACGTCCTCGAGGCCGGCCTCGTCCCCCAGGTGCCACCGGGCCCAACCCCGCAGCCGCCACCACTCGGGCTCCTCGGGTCGGGGGCGAGCCTCGAGGCGCTCCAGGGCCTCCCGGTAACGGCCCCGGTCCACCAGCCTCTTTGCCGTTGTGAAGTGACGCTTCCAGAGGGTCCGAGCCATAGCGCCTTACTGAGTGTAAGCATACAAGACTGGATTGAATCTGATATTATCTACGCGTGCCGAAATCGGCCTCTGTCGTGAAAACGGGATTGATGGTGAACTATTTCTCGCCTGCGCCTTCCCCGATACCTCCCCTGTGGTAAGAGTCTCAAATATGAGAGCCACCTTGCCCGTGCCTTCCTGTTTACGTCATGCCCATATAATGCTGCCATGGACAGAACCGGGTTCCGCCTGGGCAGCGGAGCCCACCCGCGGCAGGGCCGCGCAAGCACCAAATGAAACCGCCCGGCGGGCAAACCGGGCAGCTCATCGAGGCTTAGCCTATAGAAAAGGTAACCTAAGGCTAAAGCCTCCCTGAGCAAAACGCAAGAGGTTTCGACACCCCTGACGGTGAGGTCTACCTTTTTGCACCCTGACAGAGGAGGCATTTGTGCCGTTGTATGGCCGCAGCTATGAAGATTTACCTCCAAGCGAGATCCCCCCGGACTTCGAACGCAAGCTGAAGCTGGTCCCCGCCCCCCTGCGCGAGCGGGCCCTGCGGGGTTGGCTCGAGGAGCACGCTGAGCGCCAGGCCCACGAGGCCGAGCGGAAGAAGGCGCTCCGCTCCCAGGCGCGGCTCCTCGCGCTCACCGAGTCCCAGCGCCAGAGCCCCAAGCGCGACCAGGCGCAGGCCCTCCAGGCTGAGGCTTACCAGCTCCTCTCCCTGGGCAGCCCGCTGAGGGGCTATTCCCGGCTCAAGCAGGCCGGCGCCCTGCTCCAAGGCCTGCCCGAGGCCGACCCCAGCGACCCGACCCCCATCGAGCCCTTCCTCGATGCCGTGCTGGCCTGCATGGGCCACGCCCCGAGGGGGTATGACCTCGAGGTGGCCCGCACCCTGCTGCACCTGGCCCTGGAGGTGGGCCTGCACCGGGCCTACCACCCCGCCACCGGCGAGGTGGTCTTCCACCTGCCCCAGGGGGCGCTGGCCCTGGCGCTATGGCCCGAGGCCAAGTCGGAGACTGGCCGCAAGCGGGTGCAGCGGGCCCTGGCCCGGCTGCAGGAGGCCGGCCTGCTGGCGGCGGCCCCCCGCGTAGGCAACGCTCGCGACTGGGGGACCGGGGAGCCCCTGGGGTGGATGGACGGCACGGTCTTCCGGGTACGCCTGCGACCGGGGCGGGCCCGCCCCCTCACCCGCGAGGAGCTGGCCTACCCGTGGCGCGACCTCGAGGCCGACACCCGCAAAGGCCGCACCCTTCTCAAGGCCCGCAGGGAGCGGCAGAGTCCGGAGGTGTCCCAATCACTTAAACACCCAAAGGGTGTTCTACCCGCTGAATTGCTTAAAGACTGGGCGTTACCCCCGGTAGCTTTGCCACAAACCCCGTTATCTGATTGGGACACCCCGGCCTCCTCCCGCCGCGCCGCTGCCCGCAACGCCCTCCAGGACGTGAAGCTCTGCGCCCGCGAGGAGCGCCGGGCCTTCGTGGGGGAGGCCGGCACTGCCCTGGCCCGGCTGCTCTCCGACGGGCAGAGTGCTGGCCTCTACCGCGCGCTGCTGTGGGGAGCTTTGCGCCGACTTGATCGGGGAGAGGATCGCTTCGAGGCGTTGTGGAACGCCCTGGACCGGGTGCTGACCGACCTCGAGGAGGGATTCGCCAGGAAGCCGGGGGCCCTGCTGGTGGCTCGGCTGCGGGAAGGCGGGCTGTGGGCCGAGCTGATGGAGGGGGCGCCGTACCGGGTGGCGTAGGGGCGACCGGTACCGACCGGTCAGTCCTCGTACATCGCCAGCTCCTCCGGGGTGGGCGGTTGGAAGTTGCGGGAGCCCTGCGAGGCGCTGCGGAACTCCCTGCCCAACAAGCCGGCCAAGACCAACGCCTCCGGCCCTTCGATCCCCAGGCGGCGCAGGCGCTCGAGGCGGGCGCGCACCTCGGGGGGTAGGCCTTCCTCGCCTCGGGTAGGCAGGATCTCCAGCAGGTCCTTGTGCCTGAGTCTTTTGGGCATGCCCCATTCTAGACCCGCGGAGCGCGCTCTGTCGGACACCGCCCGCCGAGCACAGCGTGTCCGACAGGCTGGTTATGCTGGCCCCTGGCCGCTATCCTGAGCCTATGCCCGGCAGCGAGCGGCGCAGGCGCCTCTACGGCGGCAAGACCGAGCCGTACAAGAAGGTCTGGAAGGACGGCAAGGCCCGGCGGCTCCACCGGCTGCTGGCCGAGGCCAAGCTGGGCCGGCCCCTGCGGCCCGGCGAGGTGGTGCACCACCGGGAGGGGGCCCTCGACCGGGAGGACAACCTCGAGGTCTACCCCTCCCAGCGGCACCACATGGTCGTCCACCACTACCTGCGCCGCGAGGCCAGGGGCGTCCAGCACCTGTTCGACCTCGAGACCTTCCTGAGCCTGCTGGACCCGCCGCGTGAGGGCGACGAGCCGGCCGGTTAACCCGGCCCGCCCAGCCCCTCAGCCCGCAGCACCACCTCCGGCAGCCCCTCGAGGCTCCGCAGCCCCCACCGCATGGCGGGGCGCCAGCGCAGCTCGAGGACGGGCCGGTGGTCGGGGCCGGCCCGCCGGGGCGGCGGAGGGCCTCGAGGCGGAGCAGGGGGCGGAATTCCGGCGGCATCCGCCCCTCAAGATACCTGGCCTCTGCCGCGGGGCCGGCAACAGAAGGGCCCGGGCGCAGGGCACCCAAGGGAATCTCTGGCTACGCCCGGGCTTGTCCCGCTTCGGAACCCCGCCAGTCTAGCGCACGGGGGCGCCCGGGAGCCGCGCACCCGCCACACCGCTGCACCGGCCGCCCGGCCCGGCGCCGGGCTCGGCCGCTAGCCGCCCGCGTCCCCGCGGGCTAGGATGGGGCCATGCCCTCCCCCAAGCGCCTGCGCGAACTCTCCTACGAGGAGCTGATGGCCCTCATGGGCGAGGCGATCAAGACCCCCCAGGCGGCCGACGGGCTGCTGAAGGCCATGGGGGAGGAGCCTGGGGACCTTTTTGACCGCTTCAGCCTCGAGCAGCAATTCGACCTGCGCCAGCTGTACGGCGACCTGATCCACCGCCGCGACCAGCCGTGCTGACCCCGCCCGCTTCGGGATCCTAAGCCTCTGCGAAGAGCTCGAGCCCGCCCCGCCTCACAGCCCGAACCGCCTCAGCACCTCGCTCAGCCCGCGGGCCTGCGTCCGCACCTTCTCCTCCCGCTCTTGCAGCAACGCCAGCAGGCTCTCGCGGGTGATGCGGGGGGTCTTGGGGGTGATGTACACCTTCTTCAGCTTCCCCTCCTCGATCAGGTTATAGACCGTGCGCACCGACACCGAGAGCAGCTTCGCCGTTTCCTTGTAGCTATAGGCCAGCCGATCCGTGCTATCCCCAATGGCCTGTTTACTGGTTTCGGGTCGATCCATGACATAAGTATTTACTGAAATACTGCGATACTGCATTCAGTAATTCAGTGGTGCGCCGTCCTTTGCATTGTCCGGGTGTGCCTACCACCCCTTCCAAAGGCATGGTTTGTCGCAAACCCGCTTCTTTTGTCGCAATATTGAAACCCGCCCATGCAACCCGACGAGCCCTGTATTGCGGCACTTCTTCCATCTAGGACGGCGTTTCCTTGTGGTCGGGGTGGCGCTATAATATTGCGCCAAACTGATATTTTACGTAAACTTGCCCCGAGGGCGGGCTGCCCGCTCGAGGCCCCGCCACTTAAGGAAGGTGACGACCTTGGAGGAGCTGCTCGCCCGGTTCAAGCGCTACCTGGAGCTGGAGGAAGGCCGCACCCCCCGCACGGTGCGGGAGTACCTGAGCGACGTGCGCCTCTTTGCGGCCTGGTTCGAAGGCCGCCACCGCCGCCCGCCGCACTGGGAGGAGGTCGGCAGCGCCCACCTGCGGGCCTTTCTGGCCGAGCGCTCCGCGTCGCCGGCCCGCACCACCCGCCTCCTGGCCGGCCTGGGCAAGTGGTTCAAGTACCTGGGCGAGGTCGAGGCCTTGCCCATCCTCAAGGACCCCACCGAGGGGGTGAAGCGCCCCAAGCTCCCCAAGCGCCTGCCCACCTACCTCACCCCGCCCGAGGTGGGGCGGCTGCTCGAGGCCGCCTATAAGAACCGCTCCCCCCGGCAAGGCCTGCGCGACTGGGCCCTGCTGGCTTTCCTCTACGGCACCGGGCTGCGGCTGTCGGAGGCCTTGAGCCTGACCTACAAGGACGTGACCTACCAGGACGGCATCCCCCACGCCGTGCGGGTGCTGGGCAAGGGCAACAAGGAGCGGGTGGTGGTGCTCTCCCCCACCGCCCAGCGGGCGCTGCACCAGTGGCTCAAGCACCGCAACCTCGAGGGCCACCCCACCAGCCCCCACCTCTGGAGCTACACCTCGGGGGCTCGCAAGGGGCAGCCCTTCCCGGCCCGCACGGTGCAGGCCATGCTCAAGCGGGTGGCCAAGCGGGCGGGGCTCAAGGAGTGGGCCCGGCTCACCCCCCACAAGCTGCGCCACTCCTACGCCTCGGCGCTGATGGAGGCGGGGCGGGGGATCGACGAGGTGAAGGAACTCTTGGGTCACGCCTCCATCGCCACCACCCAGATCTACGTGCACGTGAGCCGGAAGCGGCTCGAGGAGGCTGCTAGGGCACTGCCGGATGTAATGGGGCCATGATTACGGGTAGG is a genomic window of Calidithermus timidus DSM 17022 containing:
- a CDS encoding DUF2188 domain-containing protein encodes the protein MGKSKRLHVVPHQGDWAVKREGSKRASTVTRTKAEAEQWAKEKACEEGGEVVIHDKQGRISDSDSYGNDPHPPNDKKH
- a CDS encoding tetratricopeptide repeat protein, with translation MARTLWKRHFTTAKRLVDRGRYREALERLEARPRPEEPEWWRLRGWARWHLGDEAGLEDVRHAAEVKQQGAGWAWQDLGALLFRRGDWAGAAHALERALDHFRAEGDTEGAAWALHGLGVSALHQGGLAEGLERAEGAWATVRRAAITNFAGRALVLLSCLHRARGELAEALFRAEQALGKHLDADDRLVALRAKGTALRLGGRPAEALPLLKEAASRAGKGVRRAAALAELAPALLLLDRAGEAERAVGEALPHLGAHAPARGRALVALAELARRRGQHGGALELLRQALAVGPYPLMEEALTFPELFDLAARRGMEFPRVQPATAKPGVRLCPYGVRRLWVGEREVPLEGSGRAFDLMVYLALEGPASWEVAASALWEGESPKVLYQRLKHTASRARDLLADAEAVRLRGGLVSLDPERAWEVVGGRGRFLEGLWSEWAAGQREKSSDSQ
- a CDS encoding helix-turn-helix domain-containing protein, whose translation is MDRPETSKQAIGDSTDRLAYSYKETAKLLSVSVRTVYNLIEEGKLKKVYITPKTPRITRESLLALLQEREEKVRTQARGLSEVLRRFGL
- a CDS encoding tyrosine-type recombinase/integrase; this translates as MEELLARFKRYLELEEGRTPRTVREYLSDVRLFAAWFEGRHRRPPHWEEVGSAHLRAFLAERSASPARTTRLLAGLGKWFKYLGEVEALPILKDPTEGVKRPKLPKRLPTYLTPPEVGRLLEAAYKNRSPRQGLRDWALLAFLYGTGLRLSEALSLTYKDVTYQDGIPHAVRVLGKGNKERVVVLSPTAQRALHQWLKHRNLEGHPTSPHLWSYTSGARKGQPFPARTVQAMLKRVAKRAGLKEWARLTPHKLRHSYASALMEAGRGIDEVKELLGHASIATTQIYVHVSRKRLEEAARALPDVMGP